In Ciconia boyciana chromosome 1, ASM3463844v1, whole genome shotgun sequence, the genomic stretch CTCGTCCTCGCTCATCTCCACCCAGCCCAGCGAGCGCACGGCGAAGCACTGCGGGGACGGCGTGGGGCAGGCGCGGCTCGGCCACGGGgaccccgccgcccccgcgcccccgaCCCCGGGGCAGGACAGACCCGCAGCGGGGGGCACCGCGGGCCCCGGACCCGCCTGAGCCCCCTCCCGTGGCGGTGACGGCACCGCCGCTGTcccggaggggggggggggagggggggaggggagggggggtcccgGGTCCCGGCCCCCCGGCAGCAGGGCAGACCCCGGGCCCCGCGGGGAAGGGGCCGGCCGGGCCAGCGGGGGGcccgcggcggcgcggggggctggggggtccgCGCTGGGcacccgccgccccggggccccggCCCTACCTTGGAGCCCGGCTTCTCCTCCTCGGCCAGGGCCGCGCTGCAAGAGCGAGGGGCCGTCACCGGCTGCTGCCGCCGGCACCGGCGGGGAGACCGCGGCGCCCCGGCTGCGCAGggccccgctccggccccgcaCGGAACCCGCACGCTCCCTCCCGCGGCCCCACGCACCCCACGCCCGGCGAGGCCAGGCCCGGGGACGGCGGCTCCGCGTCCTGCGCTGGGGGCTCCTCATCCGCCTCCTCCGCcgcggggtcctgggggggagggagggagggagagagggaggggggcaCTGGCAGGGCCGGGCGCCCCCCCGGGGTGCAGcagccccaccacccccacccccggcccccgcgcccccctcACCTTCCAGAAGTCCCCCTCGCCGAAGCGCTCAGCCGGGGCGAAGCCCGTCCAGGCGAGCtgcggggacagcggggacagcTCAGGCGCGCGCCGTGGGGCGGCCCCgcaccccggggtccccgcggccgccccacggccgggACTCACCGGCGGCTCCTCGGAGGGGGTGCTgcccggggagccgggggccGAGCCGCGGGCCAGCCCCGAGGGGGGCTCCCACTGCGTGGTGCCGGTGGGGATGTGCCAGTAGTAGGTGCCCGAAGTGTCCTGCACCCGCATCCATCCCGCGGGCAGGTCCGAGTCCGTCTCGAAGGAGTTGCGGGTCCAGAAGGAGtctgggggagcggggcccgCTCAGGGCCGGGCCCctccgggcagccccggctcggctcagcccccgccccccccccccccgctcagcccctccgcagcccctgccctcggGCCGGGCACCCCGCCGGAGGCCTccggacccccccccccctcgccgTGAGGCCCGCGGCCAGGCAGGGCCCGAcaccccccgccgccgcgcagaAGGGGGGGTCCCATACCGCCACGGGGGCGGGGGACCCCGCCGGGCCCcacgggcgggggggggggtcccagggccgggcagggcgcCGGGCCCGTCGAggggccccgccgagccccctccccccaggccgggccgggccccccgcaccccgccgCGGCCCTACCTGGGCGGGTGTCCAGCAGGACGACGGCCACGAAGTAGTCGGCGCTGCGCATGGTGCCGCCGCCCCATGCCGGGGGTCGTGCCGGCTGCCGGCCAGAGCgcagcctgcagcccccgcggccccggccgtGGGGCGCCGTGGGGCCGgtcccgccgcggcccccgccccgcggccccgcggccccggccccccccgcggcccccgccccgcaccgggccccccccgggccccctcccggtgccggtgccggtgccgtCCCGCTCCCGCGGCGGCCTCACCTGCGGCCGGGCCGGACCAGGCGTTTCCCCGGCAACCGCTGacggcagcgccggggccggcgggaccgggaggggcggggcgggggagcggggagggggaagcacaGCGGGGACAGATGGGGCACACGGGACGGGGAGGTGACACCGCCCggcgtggggacagggagccggggacaccggggggacCCACCGCCCTGGAGGGCGccgggggcacggcggggccgcACCCCCAGAGAGGGGCGGTGGGTGACGGCGCAGCAGGGCCAGCGCCGTGGGGCTCAGCGGGGACTGCGCACCCAGCAACCGCGCAGGGGCACGGCCAGGGAGGGGGCACACGCTGTGCTGGGGGGCACAACGCGGGCGCCGCGACCCaacggggctgggggccgggaacggcggcggcggggcccggggggcggcggcgggcacaCGGCCAGGGACCGGCGGAGGAAGATGTGGGGCCGACAGGACCAGGCTGGGCGCCGCGGGACGGGGACGGGCAGcggctgccgtggggcaggcaggggccaCCACAGGGCTGTCAGGGGAAGCCACGGGGCAGCCGTGGGGGAACCGGGGCGGCCATGGGGCAGGCCggagcagctgtggggcaggcagggaccaccgtggggcaggcagagcaggcagggacagcCACGGCGCAGGCAGGGGCCACCATAGGGCTGTCAGGGGAAGCCACGGGGCAGCCGTGGGGGAACCAGGGCGGCCATGGGGCAGGCCGGAGCAGctgcggggcaggcagggaccaccgtggggcaggcagagcaggcagggacagcACAGGGTGGTCAGGAGAAgctgcggggtgggggagagggggctcGGGGCAGGCGCGGGACAGGCGGCCGCagctgtggggcggggggggcacagcgggacaggcagagcaggcGGGGGCCAgcgtggggcaggcggggacAAGCCACGGGGCAGTCACGGGCCGCCGCGGGGCAGGCGGGAGccgccgtggggcaggcggggCAGTCAGCGGTCACCGCGGGCCGCCGtggggctgccgtggggccGGCGCCCGCGGGTGCCCACCTGCGTCGTCGGGGGAgctgccggcggggctgccctggctgAGCGTGGCCCAGCTGGAGTCCTCGTCGCTGGCCGCGCCGCTGCGCACCCCGAAGAGCAGGCTGGCGCTGCGGCCGTGCTCGCGGGGCGCCCGCTCCCCGCTCTGCTCCGACTCGGCCGTGGCGGGGTCGCTCTGCACCGGCGTGGAGTCGCCGTCGccctcctcctcgtcctcctcctcgtcctcgtcctcctcctcggcCCCCCGCAGCTCGATCAGCAGCGGCAGGGCCCCCCCGCCGGCGTTGCCGGCGTTGCGGGCGTTGCGGGCCGCGACCTCCAGCTCCTCGGGGGGCGGCCCCAGCTCGTTGCGGTTCTGGTCCCGCTCGGCCGCCCGCCGCAGCTGGTTCTGCCCGTCCTTCACCCACTTGGCCGTGGCCGGCTCCTcgccggccggggcgggcggcccccccccgccctgcagCTCCGTGCCGCCGTAGAGGGGGCGGCCctggggggaggcgggggggccCTTGGGGCGCAGCAGCTGCCCGGGCTCGGGggggccctgcagccccaggctcagccccgggCAGCTGTTGTCGTTGGCCAGGTCGCTCCGCTTGCTCAGGGACCCCGACatggccggggccgggggcggggggcgggggcggcgcgggagGAGGCGGCTCCGCCGGCGCCGGGGGACGCGGCGGGTGCCCCCGGacgagccccgccgccgccgcccgggccctGCCCGACCCTCACCTGCTGCTGCCGGGGGGGGGCTCCTACAGCCGCCGGGGCGCCGGCGCCTCCGCGTCCATGGGGCCTGCGGgcgggggagcagggcagccgcggccccggggTGTCCGTGTCGTGTGTGTGTCGTGTGTCGTCGTccccgtccgtccccccccccccgcagccggagccccggccccgcggcgggagACCCCGcgcccccaccccggccccggcgccgcggggcccCCACGGGCTCCgggcccccgcccccggctgcccccagagcccggcccggccccagACACCGACGGCCCCCGACGGCCCACGGCCCCCCccgcagcgcagcgcagcgcagaGCGGGgccgctccgcccgccccccgccctcggcgtcccggccccgctccccgcggcgTCCCCGGCCCGGGGGacccggccccggcgcggcccggccggtACCTGCGGCGGCTCCgctggcgggggcggggggcggggggcgccgctTCCGCTTCCGAGGGCGGGGCGGGGACAGCGCCCCACCCCCACCCGCGCGGCACGGCCGTGACACCGGTACCGGCACCGGCAGTGACAGCGGTACCGGCACTGACACCGGCACCGGCAGTGGCAGCGGCACCGGCAGTGACAGCGGTACCGGCACTGACACCGGCACCGGCAGTGGCAGCGGTACCGGCACTGACACCGGTACCGGCACCGGCAGTGACAGCGGTACCGGCACTGACACCAGCACCGGCAGTGACAGGGGTACCACCACTGACAGCGGCACCGGCAGTGACACCGGTACCGGCACCGGCAGTGACAGCGGTACCAGCACTGACACCGGCACCGGCAGTGACAGGGGTACCAGCACTGACAGCGGCACCGGCAGTGACACCGGTACCGGCACCGGCAGTGACAGCGGTACCAGCACTGACAGCGGCACCGGCACTGACACCGGTACCGGCACTGACACCGGTACGGACTGGCACGAACAGGCACGGCCGTGACAccagcactgcacagcacagccaccGGCACTGGCAGGGATCGGTCCGCACGGCGCAGCACGGCCCGGGGTGGCACGGGGAGGGCCCA encodes the following:
- the APBB1 gene encoding amyloid beta precursor protein binding family B member 1 isoform X2: MSGSLSKRSDLANDNSCPGLSLGLQGPPEPGQLLRPKGPPASPQGRPLYGGTELQGGGGPPAPAGEEPATAKWVKDGQNQLRRAAERDQNRNELGPPPEELEVAARNARNAGNAGGGALPLLIELRGAEEEDEDEEEDEEEGDGDSTPVQSDPATAESEQSGERAPREHGRSASLLFGVRSGAASDEDSSWATLSQGSPAGSSPDDADSFWTRNSFETDSDLPAGWMRVQDTSGTYYWHIPTGTTQWEPPSGLARGSAPGSPGSTPSEEPPLAWTGFAPAERFGEGDFWKDPAAEEADEEPPAQDAEPPSPGLASPGVGAALAEEEKPGSKCFAVRSLGWVEMSEDELAPGRSSIAVNNCIRQLSLHQRGPPGAWGEGRAMLLLLESQTLKLVDPQDRALLHAQPVASIRVWGVGRDSGRDFAYVARDQLTQMLKCHVFRCESPAKNIATSLHEVCSQIMVERRNARALANGLSTDPSRMVEIPFQGPTPPCAAVEFPAPKSEVVQKFPVCYLGCVPVAKPVGMDVINAALEAALATGSKEHWTPIVVNVAPATLTITHEQTEVVLCECRVRFLSFMGVGRDVRSFAFIMASAPGAFRCHMVWCEPNAAGLSEALQAACMLRYQKCLDARPQASSSCLPAPPADSVARRVGSSVRRGVQTLLGSLKPKRLGAQTP
- the APBB1 gene encoding amyloid beta precursor protein binding family B member 1 isoform X1, which gives rise to MSGSLSKRSDLANDNSCPGLSLGLQGPPEPGQLLRPKGPPASPQGRPLYGGTELQGGGGPPAPAGEEPATAKWVKDGQNQLRRAAERDQNRNELGPPPEELEVAARNARNAGNAGGGALPLLIELRGAEEEDEDEEEDEEEGDGDSTPVQSDPATAESEQSGERAPREHGRSASLLFGVRSGAASDEDSSWATLSQGSPAGSSPDDADSFWTRNSFETDSDLPAGWMRVQDTSGTYYWHIPTGTTQWEPPSGLARGSAPGSPGSTPSEEPPLAWTGFAPAERFGEGDFWKDPAAEEADEEPPAQDAEPPSPGLASPGVGAALAEEEKPGSKCFAVRSLGWVEMSEDELAPGRSSIAVNNCIRQLSLHQRGPPGAWGEGRAMLLLLESQTLKLVDPQDRALLHAQPVASIRVWGVGRDSGRDFAYVARDQLTQMLKCHVFRCESPAKNIATSLHEVCSQIMVERRNARALANGLSTDPSRMVEIPFQVEFPAPKSEVVQKFPVCYLGCVPVAKPVGMDVINAALEAALATGSKEHWTPIVVNVAPATLTITHEQTEVVLCECRVRFLSFMGVGRDVRSFAFIMASAPGAFRCHMVWCEPNAAGLSEALQAACMLRYQKCLDARPQASSSCLPAPPADSVARRVGSSVRRGVQTLLGSLKPKRLGAQTP